GTCATATTTTTGTTGTGATAAAGATGAATATAGTTCAAGCAGTTGATCATCTGAAAGATCTTTTGAATTTTTTATTTGTTCATAAACTTTATCTTCATATATTTTTTTATCTTTTTTAAAGCTTCAGTAAAGAGATAAATGATTAAATCAAAAACTAATTAATTTGAATCTTTGAGGTAAGATGTATTTAAACTTACTAATATGATAGGTTTTAAAATTACATCAGTAAGTTTTGTTTGTCATAAGATAACTGTATTTAATCATTGTTCTCATTAACCTAAATTTATAGAAAATTATTGCTAAAGCAGACATAAAAATGATAATACCAGTGATGATTGGGAAGAAGTCGGTTGTAATTCTTTCTGAACCATCTTTTAATGAAAAACCAATTTGTGAAGTATTTATAAATGAATATATAATGGATGTTAAAACTACTCCAATTGGGCTATTTAAAGCGATTAAAGCAATAGCGATAGCTTCAAATCCAATTGCGATCGGAACTCCTTTTGCCTCATAGGTCTTATTTTTAAGGATAATTAAAAAGAATCCTGCAATCCCAGATAATGCACCTGAAATGCTCATAATAGTAATAATTAATAATTTTTCATTAACCCCAACATATTTAGCATTAGTCTTATTTAAACCTACCATTTTAATTTTGTATCCTAATGCTGTTTTGCTATAAATAAATCAGATTAAGAATACTAAAACAGCTAATAAAGCAATTCCAATATAAATAAAGATGTATTGTGTGTCTATTGAAACATTAATAAGCTTTGTACCACTAATATCATCAAAATAACTTCTTACTTTTGGATCATTTCCAAAAACTTTATTTGATAATGTGAATAAATATCTTCCTAAAAAAGCAATA
This DNA window, taken from Mycoplasmopsis cynos, encodes the following:
- a CDS encoding ABC transporter permease; its protein translation is MKSIDNQYSNNSFINITEKARRFFMFEDKQNSRRKIFASFWAVFFGLLIASIIYWIIGSTGKDAQDTNIFTFLEYILEIATRPGNRIDFLLFFIFFAFSGLAISIGFKSGLFNIGVSGQMSFPVIIFFTILIIFRLDTSNISLQFLIGMFFIFIILGMFIGMISGILKAFFNVHEVISTIFLNWIIAFLGRYLFTLSNKVFGNDPKVRSYFDDISGTKLINVSIDTQYIFIYIGIALLAVLVFLIWFIYSKTALGYKIKMVGLNKTNAKYVGVNEKLLIITIMSISGALSGIAGFFLIILKNKTYEAKGVPIAIGFEAIAIALIALNSPIGVVLTSIIYSFINTSQIGFSLKDGSERITTDFFPIITGIIIFMSALAIIFYKFRLMRTMIKYSYLMTNKTYWCNFKTYHISKFKYILPQRFKLISFWFNHLSLYWSFKKDKKIYEDKVYEQIKNSKDLSDDQLLELYSSLSQQKYDFNKIKQEKGLNIYYDEKNKYKTQVKNRKRNFAILKETLFLDFNKKVLTKYKTIFKIKEPIIEGEK